A window of Flammeovirga kamogawensis genomic DNA:
TGACCTTCTCATTCAGCAATGTATTGAGTTTCAACCAAAATATGCCATCATTGGCAATAAAGACAAGTTTACAATCCTTAAAGAAGGACTTAAAAATACAAATGTAATTATTTTAGCTACAGTTGATGGTATTTGTGAAGCCTTAGAACAAGCTCAAACTGATATTGTATTAACTGCTTTAGTTGGTTATGCTGGTTTGAAGCCAACATTAACAGCTATAGATAAAGGAATTACAATTGCCCTAGCAAATAAGGAAACCTTAGTAGTGGCAGGAGAGTTAGTTACTCAAAAAGCCAAAGAGAATAATGTTTCAATTATACCAGTTGATTCTGAACACTCTGCTATATTTCAATGTTTAGTTGGAGAAGAAAATAATCCTATAGAAAAAGTTATTTTAACTGCTTCTGGAGGACCTTTTAGAGGAAAAAAAAGAGATCAGCTATTAGGTGTAACAAAAGCTCAGGCTTTAAAACATCCAAACTGGAGTATGGGTGCTAAAATTACTATAGATTCTGCATCTCTAATGAACAAAGGTTTAGAAGTTATAGAAGCTAAGTGGTTATTTGAGGTTGAAGACAATCAGATTGATGTTGTTGTTCACCCTCAATCAATTGTACATTCCCTTGTTCAGTTTGAAGATGGAAGTTTAAAAGCACAATTAGGGTTACCAGATATGAAACTACCTATACAATATGCTTTAGGTTATCCTAAAAGACTTCCGTCTAATTTCGAAAGGTTTAATTTTTCAGCTTACCCAACCTTAACCTTTGAAACACCTGATAAGGATACATTTGTAAACCTTAAATTAGCTTATAAAGCACTTAATGAAAAAGGAAACTCAGCTTGTATACTGAATGCAGCAAATGAAATTGCTGTTGAACGTTTTCTAAATGATGAAATCAAATTTTTAGAAATAGCTGAATTAAATGCTTATTGTATGGAAAATTATAAGCATATCTTAACTCCTAGTTATAAAGACTACGTCCAAACTGATACAGACGTTAGAGAATTAGCAAAGAGTTGGAAATAAAATAATTATTATCACATGCATACAATCTGTTTTATCAAATTGTATGTGATTTTTATGTAAGAATGGAAGGACTTATAATGGCCGCTCAGTTGTTAGCGGGATTATCAATATTAGTAGGAATACATGAATTTGGGCATTTCTTTGCTGCTAAACTATTTAAAATTAGAGTAAATAAATTTTATTTATTTTTCGACTTTTTATTCCCATTTCCAAACCTTTTAAAATTTTCTATTTTTAAAATTAAAAGAGGAGATACGGAATATGGTTTAGGATGGTTCCCAATGGGTGGCTATGTTGATATAGCTGGAATGATAGATGAATCTAAAGGTGCAGATGATTTAGAGTCAGAACCGCAACCTTGGGAATTTAGAACTAAACCTGCTTGGCAACGTCTAATTGTTATGCTTGGAGGTATAATAATGAACGTTATTACAGGTATTATCATTTTTATAGGTTTAGCTTACAGTACAGGTGAACGTTTTATACCAATTTCAGAAATTAACAAATATGGTATTTACGCTAGTGAACTTGGAGAGAAAGTAGGGTTAGAAACAGGAGATAAAATTGTTAACCTAAGTGGAAAAGATGCTAAACAATTTAGAGATTTAGTTGATCCTAATTTTTTATTAGAAGAGAATAGTTATATCACTGTATTACGAGACAACAAAGAAGTTCGAATATCAATTCCTAAAGAAATGATAGAATGGATGAGTGAAGATAAGTACAAAAAGATGTCTTATGTTTACCCTAGAGATCCATTTTATGTTAAGAGAGTTTTACCTGCAACACCTGCTGATAAAGGCGGTTTAAAAGCAGATGATATTCCGATTGCTATAAACGGAAAAGACCTTCCTTATTTTAATGAATTCAGGAAAGAATTAGAAATTCAATCTGGAAAAGAAATAGAACTTACTGTTCTTAGAAATAATCAACCATTAAAACTTCAAATTAGAGTATCTGATGAAGGTACACTTGGGTTTGAGATGAGGTCTAGATTGAAAGCTGAATATAAAAACTACTCTTTTTTAGAAGCTATTCCAGTTGGAACTCAAGAAGCCTTCAATGTAATTACTGTACAAATAAAAGCTTTTGGTAAATTATTTAGAGGTGAAGTTTCTGCAAGTAAATCTGTAAGTAGCCCTATTGGTATTGCTGAGGTATATGGAGGAACATGGCATTGGATTCAATTCTGGACAATCACTGGTATGTTATCAATGGTATTAGCATTTATGAACTTATTACCAATACCTGCATTAGACGGTGGCCATGTCGTATTTCTAACGTATGAAATAATTACAGGTAGAAAACCATCTGAAAAAGTATTAATGGTAGCACAACAAATTGGAATGCTAATATTATTATCAATTATGGTTTTTGCATTTGGAAATGATATTTTTAAATTAATTTCTAGATAAGATAAATATCATATTCCATAAAAAAACTCTTCAGGTTATTAAATCTGAAGAGTTTTTTTATTAATTATATTCAAATAATGTAGTCCGCATTTTAGCAATTTTTGCTTCTGTATCAACTAGATAATAAATCGTTTGTGCTATATCATCTGTGATATCTAAAAGCTTAGCAACTCTATCTGTTGCATCTTTCTCTTGCTCAGGAAACTCAGCATCTGCACTTGCCATCTTAATAGCGTTATATAATAAAGTTCTTTTAAAATTGATGGTTACATCTACTTTTAAATTATTAATTACTTCCTCTAAATTTCCACTAGAAAAATCATATTCCATCACTTCCTTAGCTATTTCTTCTGGAGTATTAGATACCTTAACAAACTGCTCTAAGTACCAGTTTTTTTCAGCATCAGAAATAACACCATCAGCACCGGCTATTATCATTAATGCAAAACCATAATTTTTTTGTGTCTGTTCACAAGTTAATTTAACACCAAATGTATTTCTTTCTAATATTGAAGCAGGCTTCATATTTAATTTATCAAGATCAACAATAGGATAACCTTCTTCTTCTAATTCAAAAAGAGATTTTCTTATCATCTCAAGTGATTTCTCAGTGTTTACTAATCCTTCAATAGTTCTAGCAATAAAATAAGGAACTCCCAATATTTCGGCAGCTTTCCAAACAGCTTCTTTTTCCTCTCTAGAATAAACATTATCTGCACGAGCCATCATTACAGCATCATATACTAATGTTCTTTTATAATTCATCGGAACATTAATATCTAAGTTGGATAATAACTCTGTTAAATCAACATTTTTAAAATCAAACTTTTTAATCTCTTCTATTTCATCATCAGAAGCTCCAATTACTTCTAGAAAATCAGAAAATACCCAATCTAACTCTTCTTGAGAGACTTCTCCATCTGCACCTGCAATTGCTAACAATGCTTTTACATAATCCATCCAGGTCTTAGATTGCACCTCCTTACAAGAATGAATTGTTGTTGCTAATGGTGACGCTTGTATTATTTCTTGATCTATATTGAATTCAGCCATACACAGTATTTATAAATATATTACAATTACGTGTCTAAAATCTAATTAGACAAATGACGCTCTAATATTTTTAAAAGTTCATGTTCTGGTAAGACACCGGAATTTCGCCAAATTATTTTTCCTTTATGAAACAATATTAATGTGGGGATACTTTTAATCTGATACTTCAACATTACAGATTGGTTTTTATCAGAGTTGACCTTTACAACTTTTAATCTATCTCCTAATTTTACTTTTATTGATTTAATAGTTGGAGCTAACATATGGCAAGGTTGACACCAATCGGCATAAAAATCAACTAAAACAGGTACATCAGATTTATTAATTAGGTTACTAAACTTAGACATGTTTTATTCTATTTAATGAAACAATAAAAATTATTTAACGAGAACACATTGAAATAGTTTCATATGTTTATTTATTGAAAGTTTATATAAAAGAAAAGCTTCTACCACATCTTGTGTGATAGAAGCTAATCAGATCATTTTAAAGAAATTTCTTCATCATGATGATCAAAAAACTTGTATTCAGATAGTCCTAATGACGAATCTTCAAATATTTTAATCCATTTGAAATGTTTAAAGAACCATTTCATTCTTCGAGAAGGAAAACCTCCTGTAAAGTAAGAGAATAAGTATGGATGAACACCAACTTTAATTTTTTGGTCGTTCTGATTCTCCATTAGGTGCATAATCTCTGCCTCTATTTGATCTGCAATTGCAATCGAGGCCGTTATTTTACCTGTTCCATTACAAGTTGGACACTTCTCTTTAGTTACTATGCTTAATTCAGGTCTCACACGCTGCCTTGTGATCTGCATTAAACCGAATTTACTCAATGGTAAAACTGTGTGTTTAGAGCGATCTGCTTTCATCTCCGCCTTCATATGCTGATACAACTTTTGCTTGTGTTCAGCTTTCTTCATATCAATGAAGTCTATAACGATGATGCCACCCATATCACGTAAACGTAATTGACGAGCGATTTCTGTAGCAGCCTCTATATTTACGTTGAATGCAGTAGCTTCTTGATTGTTCTCTGCATTCGACTTGTTTCCACTATTAACATCAATCACATGAAGGGCTTCAGTATGTTCTATTACTAAATATCCTCCACTTCCTAAGCTAACAGTTTGTCCAAAGAGTGTCTTTAATTGCTTTTCGATACCATGGTGCTCAAAAAGCTTTGCTTTACCAGAATAGAATTTCACTATACCGGCTTTGTCTGGTGCGATTTGCAGAATAAAACGTCTTATTTCTTCATATGCATCCTTGTCATCGACAGTGATACTATCAAAAGATTCATTTAAGATATCTCTCAACATTGAAGTAGCACGATTTATTTCTCCAATTACTTTCTCTCTAGGTTTTGCAACTTTAAGTTTTTCAACACCTTCCGCCCATTTTAGGTTGAGGTCTCTTAAATCCTTATCTAGTTCAGATACTTCTTTTCCTTCTGCAACTGTTCGTATAATTACTCCGAAATTTTCAGGCTTTATAGAATTCACAAGCTTTAATAGCCTACGCCTTTCTCCTGCGTCTGTAATTTTCTTAGATATATTGACAGTATTACTAAAAGGAACTAGTACTAAGTACCGTCCTGCTAAAGAGAGTTCACATGATAATCTTGGTCCTTTTGTTGATATTGGTTCTTTAACAACCTGAACCATAATCTTTTGATTTTGTTTCAGGACATCATTGATTTTACCAAGTTTATCAATTTCAGGTTCTAGACGAAACTGCTTTAGGTTTTCACTCACATGTTTGTGGTGCTTACCCTGTGCCAGTTTAATATATTTCAAGAGTGATTTTACTTTTGGACCTAAATCCAAGTAATGTAAGAAGGCATCCTTTTCGTATCCTATATCTATAAATGCAGCATTTAGACCA
This region includes:
- a CDS encoding TerB family tellurite resistance protein gives rise to the protein MAEFNIDQEIIQASPLATTIHSCKEVQSKTWMDYVKALLAIAGADGEVSQEELDWVFSDFLEVIGASDDEIEEIKKFDFKNVDLTELLSNLDINVPMNYKRTLVYDAVMMARADNVYSREEKEAVWKAAEILGVPYFIARTIEGLVNTEKSLEMIRKSLFELEEEGYPIVDLDKLNMKPASILERNTFGVKLTCEQTQKNYGFALMIIAGADGVISDAEKNWYLEQFVKVSNTPEEIAKEVMEYDFSSGNLEEVINNLKVDVTINFKRTLLYNAIKMASADAEFPEQEKDATDRVAKLLDITDDIAQTIYYLVDTEAKIAKMRTTLFEYN
- the rseP gene encoding RIP metalloprotease RseP → MEGLIMAAQLLAGLSILVGIHEFGHFFAAKLFKIRVNKFYLFFDFLFPFPNLLKFSIFKIKRGDTEYGLGWFPMGGYVDIAGMIDESKGADDLESEPQPWEFRTKPAWQRLIVMLGGIIMNVITGIIIFIGLAYSTGERFIPISEINKYGIYASELGEKVGLETGDKIVNLSGKDAKQFRDLVDPNFLLEENSYITVLRDNKEVRISIPKEMIEWMSEDKYKKMSYVYPRDPFYVKRVLPATPADKGGLKADDIPIAINGKDLPYFNEFRKELEIQSGKEIELTVLRNNQPLKLQIRVSDEGTLGFEMRSRLKAEYKNYSFLEAIPVGTQEAFNVITVQIKAFGKLFRGEVSASKSVSSPIGIAEVYGGTWHWIQFWTITGMLSMVLAFMNLLPIPALDGGHVVFLTYEIITGRKPSEKVLMVAQQIGMLILLSIMVFAFGNDIFKLISR
- the dxr gene encoding 1-deoxy-D-xylulose-5-phosphate reductoisomerase, with the translated sequence MRANSALFSVSILSAGNNVDLLIQQCIEFQPKYAIIGNKDKFTILKEGLKNTNVIILATVDGICEALEQAQTDIVLTALVGYAGLKPTLTAIDKGITIALANKETLVVAGELVTQKAKENNVSIIPVDSEHSAIFQCLVGEENNPIEKVILTASGGPFRGKKRDQLLGVTKAQALKHPNWSMGAKITIDSASLMNKGLEVIEAKWLFEVEDNQIDVVVHPQSIVHSLVQFEDGSLKAQLGLPDMKLPIQYALGYPKRLPSNFERFNFSAYPTLTFETPDKDTFVNLKLAYKALNEKGNSACILNAANEIAVERFLNDEIKFLEIAELNAYCMENYKHILTPSYKDYVQTDTDVRELAKSWK
- the trxA gene encoding thioredoxin is translated as MSKFSNLINKSDVPVLVDFYADWCQPCHMLAPTIKSIKVKLGDRLKVVKVNSDKNQSVMLKYQIKSIPTLILFHKGKIIWRNSGVLPEHELLKILERHLSN
- a CDS encoding Rne/Rng family ribonuclease, with translation MSNELVINSTQEGSRIALMRDKSLVELHYDNDETKFQVGDIYLGVVRKVVPGLNAAFIDIGYEKDAFLHYLDLGPKVKSLLKYIKLAQGKHHKHVSENLKQFRLEPEIDKLGKINDVLKQNQKIMVQVVKEPISTKGPRLSCELSLAGRYLVLVPFSNTVNISKKITDAGERRRLLKLVNSIKPENFGVIIRTVAEGKEVSELDKDLRDLNLKWAEGVEKLKVAKPREKVIGEINRATSMLRDILNESFDSITVDDKDAYEEIRRFILQIAPDKAGIVKFYSGKAKLFEHHGIEKQLKTLFGQTVSLGSGGYLVIEHTEALHVIDVNSGNKSNAENNQEATAFNVNIEAATEIARQLRLRDMGGIIVIDFIDMKKAEHKQKLYQHMKAEMKADRSKHTVLPLSKFGLMQITRQRVRPELSIVTKEKCPTCNGTGKITASIAIADQIEAEIMHLMENQNDQKIKVGVHPYLFSYFTGGFPSRRMKWFFKHFKWIKIFEDSSLGLSEYKFFDHHDEEISLK